One genomic segment of Pelagerythrobacter marensis includes these proteins:
- the rpsO gene encoding 30S ribosomal protein S15 has product MSVTAEKKTEIIKDNARDNNDTGSPEVQVAILTERIRNLTEHFKDHHKDNHSRRGLLTMVNKRRSLLAYLKKKDVERYNALIQKLGLRK; this is encoded by the coding sequence ATGTCGGTTACTGCCGAAAAGAAGACGGAAATCATCAAGGACAATGCCCGCGACAACAACGACACGGGCAGTCCCGAAGTGCAGGTCGCGATCCTTACAGAGCGTATTCGCAACCTGACCGAACACTTCAAGGATCACCACAAGGACAACCATTCGCGCCGCGGCCTTCTGACGATGGTCAACAAGCGCCGCAGCCTGCTCGCCTATCTCAAGAAGAAAGATGTCGAGCGGTACAATGCGTTGATCCAGAAGCTGGGTCTTCGCAAGTAA
- a CDS encoding thymidine kinase gives MAKLYFYYASMNAGKSTTLLQADFNYRERGMHTMLWTAALDNRGEQQAIESRIGLGADGHRYDQQTDLWQRITAAHKAEPLNCVLVDEAQFLTREQVWQCARLADEAGIPVLCYGLRTDFQGELFPGSAVLLGIADALIELKAVCHCGRKATMNLRVDAGGGAVKQGAQTEIGGNDRYVALCRRHFSQALAG, from the coding sequence ATGGCCAAGCTCTATTTCTACTACGCCAGCATGAATGCCGGGAAGTCGACCACGCTGCTGCAGGCGGACTTCAATTATCGCGAGCGCGGGATGCACACGATGCTGTGGACCGCCGCGCTCGATAATCGGGGCGAACAACAGGCGATCGAAAGCAGGATTGGCCTGGGGGCCGATGGCCATCGGTACGATCAGCAGACCGATCTGTGGCAGCGGATTACCGCCGCGCACAAGGCGGAGCCGCTGAACTGCGTGCTGGTGGACGAGGCGCAGTTCCTCACCCGCGAACAGGTCTGGCAATGCGCGCGCCTGGCGGACGAGGCGGGCATTCCCGTGCTCTGTTATGGCCTGCGCACCGATTTTCAGGGCGAGCTGTTTCCGGGCTCGGCCGTCCTGCTCGGGATCGCCGACGCCCTGATCGAACTGAAGGCCGTGTGCCATTGCGGGCGCAAGGCGACAATGAACCTTCGTGTCGATGCCGGCGGCGGCGCGGTGAAGCAGGGCGCGCAGACGGAAATCGGGGGCAACGACCGCTACGTCGCGCTGTGCCGCCGGCATTTCTCGCAGGCGCTGGCAGGTTGA
- the truB gene encoding tRNA pseudouridine(55) synthase TruB — protein sequence MADPVNRHPASGWLILDKPRGLGSTQAVGAVKRNLREGGYPKTKVGHGGTLDPLAEGVLPIALGEATKLAGRLLDASKIYEFTIAFGEETDTLDVEGEVIERSDRRPPIAAVAAILEHFTGEIEQVPPAYSAVKIDGRRAYDRARSGEAVEMKTRAVTIHALSLASEREDAAPRSAFAAQAGRPDPFDPRAPLELADSITLVAHVSKGTYIRSLARDIARALGTVGHVTYLRRVKAGPFAQEQAISLDKLNEIGKGARLEDLLLPLETGLDGIPAHDLDPESKQAVRQGRVLSGLPHPDGLLLAKSGDVPVALMEVTAGTAKVVRGFNIPDTAE from the coding sequence GTGGCTGATCCGGTGAACAGGCACCCCGCCTCGGGCTGGCTCATCCTCGACAAGCCGCGCGGTCTCGGCTCGACGCAGGCGGTCGGCGCGGTCAAGCGCAACTTGCGCGAGGGCGGCTATCCCAAAACCAAGGTCGGGCACGGCGGCACGCTCGATCCGCTGGCCGAAGGCGTGCTGCCGATCGCGCTGGGGGAGGCGACCAAGCTGGCCGGGCGATTGCTCGATGCCAGCAAGATCTATGAATTCACGATCGCTTTCGGGGAAGAGACCGATACGCTCGACGTCGAAGGCGAGGTGATCGAACGTTCGGACCGTCGCCCGCCGATCGCCGCGGTGGCGGCGATCCTCGAACATTTCACCGGCGAGATCGAACAGGTTCCGCCTGCCTATTCGGCGGTGAAGATTGACGGTCGGCGCGCTTATGACCGGGCACGGTCGGGCGAGGCGGTGGAAATGAAGACGCGCGCCGTCACGATCCACGCGCTGTCGCTGGCGAGCGAGCGCGAGGACGCCGCGCCGCGTTCCGCCTTCGCCGCGCAGGCCGGGCGCCCCGACCCCTTCGACCCGCGCGCTCCGCTGGAACTGGCCGACAGTATCACGCTGGTCGCTCACGTATCGAAGGGCACCTATATCCGCAGCCTTGCACGGGATATCGCACGCGCGCTTGGCACGGTCGGCCACGTGACGTACCTGAGGCGGGTGAAGGCCGGTCCGTTCGCGCAGGAACAGGCGATTTCGCTGGACAAGCTGAACGAAATCGGTAAGGGCGCGCGGCTTGAAGACCTTCTCCTGCCGTTGGAGACGGGGCTGGACGGTATCCCGGCCCACGATCTCGACCCGGAAAGCAAGCAGGCGGTCCGCCAGGGCCGGGTCCTTTCCGGATTGCCCCATCCCGACGGGCTTCTTCTCGCGAAATCCGGCGATGTGCCGGTCGCGCTGATGGAAGTGACGGCGGGGACGGCGAAAGTCGTCCGGGGTTTCAATATCCCCGATACCGCGGAGTGA
- the pnp gene encoding polyribonucleotide nucleotidyltransferase — MFDTKTVSLEWGGKTLTLETGRIARQADGAVLATYGETVVLCAVTAAKSVREGQDFFPLTVHYQEKFSAAGRIPGGFFKREGRATEKETLTSRLIDRPVRPLFPEGFYNEINVIAQVLSYDGETEPDIVAMIAASAALTISGVPFMGPIGAARVGFRNGEYELNPSLDSALDEEGRLDLVVAATQDAVMMVESEAKELTEEEMLGAVMFAHEESRKVIGAIVDLAEQAAKDPWEIDTSDDTSAIKEKLRGIVGDDIAAAYKLTDKSARSDALNDARAKAKEAFAEEEAQTQMVANKAVKKLEAEIVRGAILKDGQRIDGRKLDQVRPIEAMVGLLPRTHGSALFTRGETQAICTTTLGTKDAEQMIDGLEGLSYNHFMLHYNFPPYSVGEVGRFGFTSRRETGHGKLAWRALHPVLPAHEDFPYTIRILSDITESNGSSSMATVCGGCLSMMDAGVPIERPVSGIAMGLILEGDDFAVLSDILGDEDHLGDMDFKVAGSEAGITSLQMDIKVAGITQEIMTKALEQAKAGRAHILGEMTKALSGARGEVSKHAPRIETMQIDKSKIRDVIGTGGKVIREIVAETGAKVDIDDEGVIKISSSNADEIEAAKNWILGIVEEPEVGKVYEGKVVNIVDFGAFVNFMGGKDGLVHVSEMKNERVEKPTDVVSEGQEVKVKVLEIDNRGKVRLSMRVVDQETGEELEDTRPPREPRGDRGDRGGRGGDRRGGRGGRGGGGGGDRGPRRDRDGGGEGGGESHVPDFLKD; from the coding sequence ATGTTCGACACGAAAACCGTATCGCTGGAGTGGGGCGGAAAGACCCTCACTCTGGAAACCGGCCGCATTGCCCGTCAGGCTGACGGCGCGGTCCTCGCCACTTATGGCGAAACCGTGGTGCTGTGCGCAGTTACCGCTGCCAAGAGCGTCCGCGAAGGGCAGGACTTCTTCCCGCTGACCGTGCACTACCAGGAAAAATTCTCCGCCGCGGGCCGCATCCCCGGCGGCTTCTTCAAGCGCGAAGGCCGCGCGACGGAGAAGGAAACGCTCACCTCGCGCCTCATCGACCGCCCGGTGCGGCCGCTCTTCCCCGAGGGCTTCTACAACGAAATCAACGTCATCGCGCAGGTCCTCTCGTATGACGGCGAGACCGAGCCCGATATCGTCGCGATGATCGCCGCTTCGGCTGCGCTGACCATCTCGGGCGTGCCCTTCATGGGCCCGATCGGCGCCGCACGCGTCGGTTTCCGCAATGGCGAATACGAACTCAACCCGAGCCTCGACAGCGCGCTCGACGAAGAAGGTCGCCTCGACCTCGTCGTTGCCGCAACGCAGGACGCGGTGATGATGGTCGAATCCGAAGCCAAGGAACTGACCGAAGAGGAAATGCTCGGCGCCGTCATGTTCGCGCATGAGGAAAGCCGCAAGGTCATCGGCGCGATCGTCGACCTGGCCGAGCAGGCCGCCAAGGATCCGTGGGAAATCGACACTTCGGACGACACCTCGGCGATCAAGGAAAAGCTGCGCGGCATCGTCGGCGACGACATCGCCGCCGCTTACAAGCTGACCGACAAGTCGGCGCGTTCGGATGCGCTCAACGATGCGCGGGCCAAGGCCAAGGAAGCCTTCGCCGAAGAAGAAGCGCAGACGCAGATGGTCGCCAACAAGGCGGTCAAGAAGCTGGAAGCGGAAATCGTTCGCGGCGCCATCCTCAAGGACGGCCAGCGGATCGACGGCCGCAAGCTGGACCAGGTCCGCCCGATCGAGGCGATGGTCGGCCTGCTGCCCCGCACGCATGGTTCGGCGCTGTTCACGCGCGGTGAAACGCAGGCGATCTGCACCACCACGCTGGGCACCAAGGATGCCGAGCAGATGATCGACGGGCTCGAAGGCCTGTCGTACAATCACTTCATGCTGCACTATAACTTCCCGCCCTATTCGGTCGGTGAAGTGGGTCGCTTCGGCTTCACCAGCCGCCGCGAAACCGGTCACGGCAAGCTCGCATGGCGCGCGCTGCACCCGGTGCTGCCCGCGCATGAAGATTTCCCCTACACCATCCGCATCCTGTCGGACATCACCGAGTCCAACGGCTCGTCCTCGATGGCGACCGTCTGCGGTGGCTGTCTGTCGATGATGGACGCCGGCGTTCCGATCGAACGTCCGGTGTCGGGCATCGCGATGGGCCTGATCCTCGAAGGCGACGACTTCGCCGTCCTGTCGGACATCCTGGGTGACGAAGATCACCTGGGCGACATGGATTTCAAGGTGGCAGGCTCCGAAGCGGGCATCACCTCGCTCCAGATGGACATCAAGGTTGCCGGCATCACGCAGGAAATCATGACCAAGGCGCTTGAGCAGGCGAAGGCCGGCCGCGCGCACATCCTGGGCGAAATGACCAAGGCGCTTTCGGGCGCTCGCGGTGAAGTTTCCAAGCACGCTCCGCGTATCGAAACGATGCAGATCGACAAGTCGAAGATCCGCGACGTCATCGGCACGGGCGGCAAGGTGATCCGCGAGATCGTCGCCGAAACGGGTGCCAAGGTCGACATCGACGACGAGGGCGTGATCAAGATCAGCTCCTCCAACGCCGACGAGATCGAAGCTGCCAAGAACTGGATCCTCGGCATTGTCGAAGAACCGGAAGTGGGCAAGGTCTACGAAGGCAAAGTCGTCAACATCGTCGATTTCGGCGCTTTCGTGAACTTCATGGGCGGCAAGGACGGTCTCGTCCACGTTTCCGAAATGAAGAACGAGCGCGTGGAGAAGCCGACCGACGTCGTGTCCGAAGGGCAGGAAGTGAAGGTCAAGGTTCTCGAGATCGACAATCGCGGCAAAGTCCGTCTGTCGATGCGCGTCGTCGATCAGGAAACCGGCGAGGAGCTGGAGGATACCCGTCCTCCGCGCGAACCGCGTGGTGATCGCGGCGACCGTGGCGGCCGTGGCGGTGATCGCCGCGGTGGACGTGGCGGTCGCGGCGGCGGCGGCGGCGGTGATCGCGGCCCGCGCCGTGATCGTGACGGCGGCGGCGAGGGCGGCGGCGAAAGCCACGTCCCCGACTTCCTGAAAGACTAG
- a CDS encoding ATP-binding cassette domain-containing protein, with translation MSFDLALTYRAGAREQQVAIATPARILAVTGPSGAGKSSLLDCIAGLRRPVAGTIAIGGRVLFDRDADIDVPPDARGAGYVFQDMRLFPHLTVRRNLLFGEQRGRTTRSPGDWPDFDEIADLLDLAPLMARRPATLSGGEARRVAIGRAVLSHPAFLLLDEPLASLDPARAERITIMIERIVSRITVPAVLVSHDQREVDRLAGAVLALP, from the coding sequence ATGTCGTTTGATCTTGCCCTGACCTACCGCGCCGGAGCGCGCGAGCAGCAGGTGGCGATTGCCACACCGGCGCGCATTCTCGCCGTCACGGGCCCCTCCGGCGCGGGGAAAAGCTCGCTGCTCGATTGCATTGCCGGCTTGCGCCGCCCTGTCGCCGGGACAATCGCAATCGGCGGACGCGTGCTTTTCGATCGGGATGCGGACATCGACGTGCCGCCCGATGCACGCGGTGCGGGATATGTGTTTCAGGACATGCGGCTGTTCCCGCATCTGACCGTGCGCCGCAATCTCCTGTTCGGGGAGCAGCGCGGGCGCACCACCCGCTCGCCCGGCGACTGGCCCGATTTCGACGAGATTGCCGACCTGCTGGACCTGGCCCCGCTGATGGCGCGCCGCCCCGCGACTCTTTCGGGGGGCGAGGCACGCCGGGTGGCGATAGGCCGCGCGGTGCTGTCGCACCCGGCCTTCCTCCTGCTCGACGAACCACTTGCCTCGCTCGATCCCGCGCGGGCCGAAAGGATCACGATCATGATTGAGCGGATCGTAAGCAGGATCACCGTTCCGGCGGTTCTCGTAAGCCACGATCAGCGCGAAGTGGACCGGCTGGCCGGCGCGGTGCTTGCGCTGCCCTGA
- a CDS encoding spermidine synthase: MLPRETLATARIPGGDMLTLISHGRDFVIMLGRDELMGTRMRFSEEQLAQLTLERLDTPRPRLLIGGYGMGFTFRAALAQLPEGGRAVVAEVVPEILEWAKGPLATLTGDCLDDPRGEIVIADVAALVDDAVDGTTERYDAILLDVDNGPDGIVREGNERLYTRTGIARLRDALAPDGLLAVWSAAPDHKFARRLKDAGFAVEERTVRARPNNKGPRHTIWFARRPR, from the coding sequence ATGCTGCCCCGCGAAACCCTCGCCACCGCCCGGATTCCTGGCGGCGACATGCTGACCCTGATCAGTCACGGGCGCGATTTCGTCATCATGCTCGGCCGCGACGAATTGATGGGTACGCGCATGCGCTTTTCGGAAGAACAGCTTGCGCAGCTGACCCTGGAACGGCTGGACACGCCGCGCCCGCGCCTGTTGATCGGTGGTTACGGCATGGGCTTCACCTTCCGCGCGGCGCTGGCGCAGTTGCCTGAAGGCGGCCGGGCGGTCGTGGCCGAGGTTGTCCCCGAAATCCTCGAATGGGCGAAGGGGCCGCTCGCCACCCTGACCGGCGATTGCCTGGACGATCCGCGTGGAGAAATCGTCATCGCCGATGTCGCGGCGCTGGTGGACGATGCGGTGGACGGCACGACCGAACGCTACGATGCAATTCTGCTCGACGTCGATAACGGGCCGGACGGGATCGTGCGCGAGGGGAACGAACGCCTCTATACCCGCACCGGCATCGCGCGCCTGCGCGACGCACTGGCGCCCGATGGCCTGCTGGCGGTCTGGTCCGCTGCGCCCGATCACAAGTTCGCGCGCCGGCTGAAGGATGCCGGCTTCGCGGTGGAGGAGCGCACCGTGCGCGCGCGGCCCAACAACAAGGGGCCGCGGCACACGATCTGGTTCGCACGTCGACCGCGTTGA
- a CDS encoding DUF1993 domain-containing protein, producing MPLSLHAAFVPSALQMLGSTRGLVDKAEAWCGEKGCSPGELIGGRLIDDMLAFDYQVKSVAAHTHGAIEGVRAGTFSPDMTTPPDSFDALRDSLDQATAALNALEESEMEDWIGRPMRFQVPSFTLDFTADDFLLSFSQPNFYFHAATAYDILRMKGLELSKRDFLGRMRMAPN from the coding sequence ATGCCGCTTTCACTTCACGCCGCCTTCGTCCCCAGCGCTCTGCAAATGCTTGGATCGACCAGAGGCCTCGTCGACAAGGCGGAGGCCTGGTGCGGCGAGAAGGGATGCAGCCCCGGAGAGTTGATCGGCGGGCGGCTGATCGATGACATGCTGGCTTTCGACTATCAGGTCAAAAGCGTCGCCGCACATACCCACGGCGCGATCGAAGGGGTGCGAGCTGGCACATTCAGCCCGGACATGACCACCCCGCCCGACAGCTTCGACGCACTGCGCGACAGCCTCGATCAGGCCACCGCCGCGCTGAATGCGCTGGAGGAATCGGAAATGGAGGACTGGATCGGTCGCCCAATGCGGTTTCAGGTTCCCAGCTTCACGCTGGATTTCACGGCGGACGATTTCCTGCTCAGCTTCAGCCAGCCGAATTTCTATTTCCACGCCGCGACCGCGTACGACATCCTGCGGATGAAGGGGCTGGAACTGAGCAAGCGGGACTTCCTCGGCCGAATGCGCATGGCGCCGAACTGA
- a CDS encoding bifunctional helix-turn-helix transcriptional regulator/GNAT family N-acetyltransferase, whose translation METSEIPQAVARLRAFNRGFSQFMGLLEPRYMGSEWSPVEARVLYEIANRQPVLARDIATFLRLDPGYLSRLIRRLIDRRHVERGRGEDARERPLVLTEAGKAAFAALDSETAAQTERLVRPLGVDGARRLDVLLAEVGALLFGEGGGEWQLRPFRVGDMGLITARQAQLYHQTYGWDRGMEALIGEITAAFLRDHQPGREQCWIAERDERMLGSVFLVEEDADTARLRLLYVEEEARGTGIGRALVRQCSDFAREAGYRRIVLWTHTVLESARRIYAAEGYRIVDRHTHDDFGKPESSESWLLEL comes from the coding sequence ATGGAAACTTCCGAAATCCCGCAGGCCGTGGCGCGGTTGAGAGCGTTCAATCGCGGCTTCTCGCAATTCATGGGGCTGCTCGAACCGCGCTACATGGGCAGCGAGTGGTCCCCGGTGGAGGCGCGCGTCCTCTATGAAATCGCGAACCGACAGCCGGTGCTCGCTCGCGATATCGCCACCTTTCTCCGGCTCGATCCCGGCTATCTCAGCCGATTGATCCGCCGCCTGATCGATCGCAGGCATGTCGAACGCGGGCGGGGCGAGGATGCGCGCGAGCGGCCTCTGGTCCTCACCGAAGCGGGGAAGGCGGCGTTCGCGGCGCTCGACAGCGAGACGGCGGCCCAGACGGAGCGTCTCGTACGCCCGCTGGGCGTTGACGGCGCGCGGCGGCTCGACGTGCTGCTGGCCGAGGTGGGGGCGCTCCTGTTCGGGGAAGGCGGTGGTGAATGGCAGCTCCGGCCCTTCCGGGTGGGGGACATGGGATTGATCACCGCGCGGCAGGCGCAACTCTATCACCAGACCTACGGCTGGGATCGCGGGATGGAGGCTCTGATCGGCGAGATCACCGCCGCATTCCTGCGCGATCACCAGCCGGGGCGTGAACAGTGCTGGATCGCCGAACGCGACGAGCGGATGCTGGGATCGGTTTTCCTGGTCGAGGAGGATGCCGACACGGCCCGGCTGCGGCTGCTCTATGTCGAGGAGGAAGCGCGCGGCACCGGCATCGGGCGCGCCCTGGTGCGTCAGTGCAGCGATTTCGCGCGCGAGGCGGGGTACCGCCGGATCGTGCTTTGGACCCATACGGTGCTGGAAAGCGCGCGGCGGATCTACGCTGCCGAAGGCTACCGTATCGTCGATCGGCACACGCACGACGATTTCGGCAAGCCGGAATCGAGCGAAAGCTGGCTGCTGGAACTGTGA
- a CDS encoding metal-dependent hydrolase: protein MPTIISHAIVPLAFAAAAGRQRIAVPIALAGGVLAAMPDADVVGFAFGIAYADDWGHRGATHSLAFAAITALVLAALWPRARSMAAILFLFAATASHGLFDMATDGGLGAALFWPFETGRHFFGATPIRVSPIGADFFSARGLETLRSEFVWIWVPCAALALAGAGLRRSRARP, encoded by the coding sequence ATGCCCACGATCATCTCCCATGCCATCGTTCCGCTGGCATTCGCTGCAGCGGCGGGGCGCCAGCGAATCGCGGTGCCGATTGCACTTGCAGGCGGCGTGCTGGCGGCAATGCCCGATGCGGATGTCGTGGGGTTCGCGTTCGGTATCGCCTATGCCGACGACTGGGGGCATCGCGGCGCGACACACTCGCTGGCATTCGCGGCGATCACCGCGCTCGTGCTGGCCGCACTATGGCCGCGAGCGCGCAGCATGGCGGCTATCCTGTTCCTGTTCGCGGCCACGGCCTCGCACGGCCTGTTCGACATGGCGACCGACGGCGGGCTGGGCGCCGCGCTGTTCTGGCCGTTCGAGACGGGGCGGCATTTCTTTGGTGCCACGCCGATCCGCGTGTCGCCGATCGGGGCGGACTTTTTCAGCGCACGAGGGTTGGAAACCCTGCGGTCCGAATTCGTCTGGATCTGGGTGCCGTGCGCGGCGCTGGCGCTGGCCGGTGCAGGTTTGCGCCGGTCGAGAGCCAGGCCGTGA
- a CDS encoding site-2 protease family protein — protein MTETLILAAILIPCLIVAIVFHEVAHGWTALALGDPTAKEQRRLSLNPIRHVDPVGTLLVPGALALLGGPVFGWAKPVPVRKNRLDNPRNGMMAVAAAGPATNLVLAAVGAVVLGLVAASLVAPPAGAMEWLLTGINYFIVINIFLALFNLLPIPPFDGSHIVEGLLPRSMAAQYARLQQIGMFLLIALIAITWAFPDSGVIENVVLPPVEWLREKYLTLALWIAGG, from the coding sequence ATGACAGAAACCCTGATCCTTGCCGCGATCCTGATCCCCTGCCTGATCGTCGCGATCGTTTTCCACGAAGTTGCCCACGGCTGGACCGCGCTGGCCTTGGGCGATCCGACGGCGAAGGAGCAGCGGCGCCTGTCGCTCAACCCGATCCGCCATGTCGACCCGGTCGGCACGCTGCTGGTGCCTGGTGCGCTGGCCCTGCTGGGCGGGCCGGTGTTCGGCTGGGCCAAGCCGGTGCCGGTGCGCAAGAACCGGCTCGACAATCCGCGCAACGGGATGATGGCGGTCGCCGCCGCCGGACCGGCGACGAACCTCGTTCTGGCCGCCGTGGGTGCGGTCGTGCTGGGGCTGGTGGCCGCTTCGCTGGTTGCACCGCCGGCAGGGGCGATGGAATGGCTGCTGACCGGCATCAACTATTTCATCGTCATCAACATCTTCCTGGCGCTGTTCAACCTCCTGCCAATCCCGCCGTTCGACGGATCGCATATCGTGGAAGGGCTGCTGCCCCGTTCGATGGCCGCGCAATATGCGCGGCTGCAGCAGATCGGCATGTTTCTGCTGATTGCCCTGATCGCGATCACCTGGGCCTTCCCCGATAGCGGGGTGATCGAAAACGTCGTTCTGCCGCCGGTCGAATGGCTGCGCGAGAAATACCTGACGCTTGCCCTATGGATCGCCGGTGGCTGA
- the modA gene encoding molybdate ABC transporter substrate-binding protein → MLTAVDRIPARRYATRVFARLLASAAVFAMTACAQPSERAPVVLAAASMQGALDEISGDWEKQGHARPVISYAGSQAIARQIASGAPADLILLADRDWMDHLEKGGHLTSGSRRELVSNTLVVVHPAAAVRGTGSVSDNMSIRQALSGGTVAMGEPDTVPAGRYARAALETLGLWHSTRRRIIPTESVRAALTLAERGEVDAAIVYRSDAAASGKVRVVARMPVTAHPPIRYQAAIVRGSTADERADFLAYLSSADAMPVFSRRGFTLLPGDD, encoded by the coding sequence ATGCTGACGGCAGTGGACCGCATTCCAGCACGCCGATATGCAACGCGGGTGTTCGCGCGCCTCCTAGCTTCTGCCGCCGTTTTCGCAATGACTGCCTGCGCGCAGCCGAGCGAGCGGGCGCCGGTCGTCCTTGCCGCAGCCAGTATGCAGGGCGCGCTCGACGAAATATCTGGCGATTGGGAGAAGCAGGGACACGCCCGGCCGGTCATATCCTATGCCGGTTCGCAGGCAATCGCGCGCCAGATCGCGAGCGGTGCGCCGGCAGACCTGATCCTGCTGGCGGACAGGGACTGGATGGATCACCTCGAAAAAGGCGGGCATCTGACCTCTGGCAGCAGACGCGAGCTTGTTTCGAACACGCTTGTCGTCGTCCATCCCGCCGCAGCCGTCCGAGGCACAGGCTCCGTGAGCGACAACATGTCGATCCGCCAGGCCCTGTCGGGCGGGACCGTCGCGATGGGAGAGCCCGATACAGTGCCGGCCGGCCGCTATGCCAGGGCGGCGCTGGAGACCCTGGGCCTTTGGCACTCGACCAGACGCCGGATCATCCCGACCGAAAGCGTGCGCGCGGCCCTCACCCTGGCCGAGCGTGGCGAGGTCGACGCAGCGATCGTCTATCGCAGTGACGCCGCAGCATCCGGCAAGGTGCGTGTAGTCGCGCGAATGCCGGTAACCGCCCATCCGCCGATCCGCTATCAAGCGGCCATCGTCAGAGGTTCAACCGCTGACGAGAGGGCGGATTTTCTCGCCTACCTCTCCTCAGCCGATGCGATGCCAGTGTTCTCCCGCCGCGGGTTTACGCTTTTGCCGGGGGACGACTGA
- the modB gene encoding molybdate ABC transporter permease subunit has protein sequence MTVLSPAEWQVIGLSLKVSLVAMAATLPVAYALAWLLARRQFPGKLLVDALVHLPLVIPPVVTGWLLLLAFGRNGPVGTFLEDVLGITLVFRWTGAALAAGVMALPLMVRAIRLSIEAVDRRLVDAARTLGASKWRAFRTVTLPLSLPGILAGLVLGFARSVGEFGATITFAANIPGETRTLPLAIYTLLQTPGGEMAVARLAAIAVLLSLGALMASEWLVRRAAGSDAHVV, from the coding sequence CTGACCGTGCTGTCTCCCGCCGAATGGCAGGTGATCGGGCTTTCGCTCAAGGTCAGCCTGGTCGCTATGGCAGCGACCCTGCCCGTCGCCTATGCGCTGGCATGGCTGCTCGCGCGGCGGCAATTTCCGGGCAAGCTGCTGGTGGATGCGCTGGTCCACCTTCCTCTGGTAATTCCGCCAGTGGTCACCGGCTGGCTGCTGCTGCTTGCATTCGGCCGCAACGGACCGGTCGGCACCTTTCTGGAGGATGTCCTGGGGATCACGCTGGTCTTCCGCTGGACCGGGGCCGCGCTCGCTGCCGGCGTCATGGCGCTGCCGCTGATGGTGCGCGCCATCCGCCTCTCGATCGAGGCGGTCGACCGGCGTCTGGTCGATGCCGCGCGCACCCTGGGTGCGAGCAAATGGCGCGCGTTTCGCACGGTCACATTGCCGCTCAGCCTGCCGGGAATTCTGGCCGGGCTCGTGCTCGGTTTCGCGCGCTCGGTGGGGGAGTTTGGCGCGACGATCACTTTCGCCGCCAATATTCCCGGCGAAACACGCACACTGCCACTGGCGATCTATACCCTGCTGCAGACGCCGGGGGGCGAAATGGCCGTTGCGCGGCTTGCAGCCATCGCTGTGCTGTTGTCGCTCGGTGCATTGATGGCCAGCGAATGGCTGGTCCGCCGCGCAGCGGGAAGCGACGCGCATGTCGTTTGA
- a CDS encoding GcrA family cell cycle regulator: MSWTDERIATLKKMWEGGATASQIADELGGVSRNAVIGKAHRLGLKSRPSPVKANEPKKADKAPAPKPAAKKPVPPRPAPKAADSAPAAAPPRPASPAAGGQSQPLPNPGPGLPKIVSVGPGGFLRQGPGDQQAPIPPAPPRRLVPAKPSPEIADKTSLLDLSDKVCRWPMGHPGEPDFHFCGEAVNPGFPYCVEHCGRAYQAQLPRGARRPPPPLPFGGPRVR, from the coding sequence ATGAGCTGGACCGACGAACGGATCGCCACGCTGAAGAAGATGTGGGAAGGCGGCGCCACCGCCAGCCAGATCGCCGACGAGCTGGGCGGCGTCAGCCGCAATGCCGTGATCGGCAAGGCCCACCGCCTGGGGCTGAAATCGCGCCCCTCCCCGGTCAAGGCGAACGAGCCGAAGAAAGCGGACAAGGCCCCTGCGCCCAAGCCCGCTGCGAAGAAGCCTGTCCCGCCCCGCCCCGCGCCCAAGGCCGCTGACAGCGCGCCTGCCGCTGCCCCCCCGCGTCCTGCCAGCCCGGCAGCAGGCGGTCAGTCGCAGCCATTGCCCAATCCCGGCCCCGGCTTGCCCAAGATCGTTTCCGTCGGCCCCGGCGGCTTCCTGCGTCAGGGCCCGGGCGACCAGCAGGCGCCGATCCCGCCTGCCCCGCCGCGCCGCCTGGTTCCGGCCAAGCCCAGCCCCGAAATCGCCGACAAGACCAGTCTGCTCGACCTGAGCGACAAAGTCTGTCGCTGGCCGATGGGCCATCCGGGGGAGCCGGACTTCCACTTCTGCGGCGAAGCGGTGAATCCGGGATTTCCCTATTGCGTCGAACATTGCGGCCGGGCCTATCAGGCGCAGCTTCCGCGCGGCGCGCGCCGCCCCCCTCCGCCGTTGCCCTTCGGCGGGCCGCGGGTCCGCTAG